Proteins from one Desulfonema limicola genomic window:
- a CDS encoding hemolysin family protein has translation MGILIVVVMVTILISSQCSLYEAVLYSTRMGTLEAEKTIGKKKVQAVKMINMKTKISTPLSAILILNTITNTAGATLAGMYAGRALGDSMVLIFSICFTLGILFFAEIIPKTIGANQWKNLWPSIVWPLTIMTYILYPFILVIQNVSRLLSYTKSVPPPVTEEDILGTIKLGARGGEISQWESLMLHNIINLETKMVEEIMTPRTVMFTLNEDMTVQEAFKKAGEKGFTRIPVYRGDRENIVGYIMINDLSSAQIIARPDEKLNSIIKPIMFVREDESCLVLLTNFLKKRLHIAMIGDEYGGVAGLVTLEDLLETILGTEIVDETDSVVDLQKMARTQMQKHFFIKKEMEINEETKVESREEMESETPLHKNEEETEIEKSG, from the coding sequence ATGGGTATATTGATCGTGGTTGTTATGGTAACCATACTAATATCATCACAATGCTCTTTATATGAAGCTGTACTCTATTCAACTCGAATGGGAACACTTGAGGCAGAAAAAACAATAGGTAAAAAAAAGGTACAAGCAGTTAAAATGATAAATATGAAAACCAAAATATCAACACCTCTTTCTGCTATTTTAATTTTAAATACAATTACAAATACAGCAGGAGCAACGCTTGCAGGCATGTATGCAGGCAGGGCATTAGGTGATTCAATGGTGTTGATTTTTTCAATCTGCTTTACACTGGGGATTTTATTTTTTGCAGAAATAATACCTAAAACCATTGGTGCAAATCAATGGAAAAATCTTTGGCCCTCAATTGTATGGCCCTTAACAATTATGACATATATTTTATATCCTTTTATCCTTGTTATTCAAAATGTTTCCAGGCTCCTTTCTTATACAAAATCTGTTCCTCCGCCAGTAACTGAAGAAGATATTCTGGGGACTATAAAACTGGGAGCCAGGGGCGGAGAGATTTCCCAGTGGGAAAGCCTTATGCTTCATAATATTATTAATCTTGAAACCAAGATGGTTGAGGAGATTATGACACCCAGGACAGTTATGTTTACCTTGAATGAAGATATGACCGTCCAGGAAGCTTTTAAAAAAGCAGGGGAAAAGGGGTTTACCAGAATTCCTGTTTACAGGGGAGACCGTGAAAATATTGTAGGCTATATTATGATAAATGATTTGAGTTCTGCCCAGATTATAGCCAGGCCTGATGAAAAGCTCAACAGTATCATAAAACCGATTATGTTTGTAAGAGAAGATGAAAGCTGCCTGGTTCTTCTTACCAATTTTCTTAAAAAAAGGCTTCATATAGCCATGATAGGAGATGAATACGGAGGTGTTGCAGGGCTGGTAACACTTGAAGACCTGCTGGAAACTATTTTAGGAACAGAGATTGTGGATGAAACCGATTCTGTGGTTGATCTTCAAAAAATGGCAAGAACACAGATGCAGAAACATTTTTTTATTAAAAAGGAAATGGAAATTAATGAAGAAACAAAGGTTGAATCCAGAGAAGAGATGGAAAGTGAAACTCCTTTGCATAAAAACGAAGAGGAAACTGAAATAGAAAAATCTGGTTAA